The window TCGCCTCGATGGCCCCGGTCGAATGGAAGGCGATGGATTGGACCTGGAAGCGGAACGGACGCATGTCCGGCGCGAGCTGGTGCTCGACGATCTCTTCCGGATTGACGCCGCTCTCGCGGGCGTGGGCGAGCCCCTTGTCCAGCACGCCGGACATGGCCCGGAGCGTCTGCAGATAGGTCGGAATGCTTGCGTCGTAGAGTCGGATGGCCATGGCTGTTTCCCCTTCGCCCTCTCCTGAGGCGCAAGGCGGCGAATCTACTCAGGCCGGTCGGCAGTGGCCAATCGCGTCAGGGCGCGAAGTTCTGGGCGAGCACCTCAAGCGGAGCCCGCGGCCATGGGGGCATGCTTCCACGCGCCTGGCGTTGAAGGAACTGCGCGAGCGTACCGTGCCTTCGTCGCGGCGTTCCGAGAGGCGGCGGCTCGGTGGAGGCGGGGAGACTTCTCGGCGCGCTTTCCTCTCTACTCCTTCCCGTCGCGTGTCGTGCCGGGTCGCGTCGCTCGAATTCTTTGACACCCTCTCGGGGCTCATCGGCGACGTGACGGCCGAGGACCTGCGGAAGGTGTGGGAGCACTCCCCGCTGGCCTTTATGTCGGAAATTCTTTCCCTGAAATCCTTGCAGGAGGACGACGACGGCACCTCCTGGCGCCCCCGGGTGTCACTGGTGTCGCCGCTGGTGGACGTGTACCGCACCAGTAAGAGGTGGAAGCTGTAGCTCCGAGTCCCCGGCCTTGGCGAGGAGCCGGTGCAGTCGCTCAGGCCGGGGCGCCGTGTCGTTCATCCAATTCTTCGGCGCGGCGCTGCCACAGGGGACCTGATCCACCGCCTCCCCGCTTGGGTGATTCAGACCTCCTCGAACCGGGCACCCGTCACGCCCAGTCGTTGCATCGCCTCCTTGATGCTTTCCGAGACGATGAGGGCAATCTCCCATCCCCAGGGACGGAAGATCCGGGCGCCTCCGACCTGTGTGGGAGCGATTCTCAAGCCGTACACGGAGAAGTATCGCCCGGTCTTCTCTGGAACTCCGTCTTCGGGCGTCCAGTAATTGACCTCTTCGCAAGCAGCATCATCGATGCACTTCACGATTCGCAGCACATTCAAAAGGCAATATTGCTCGGGATGTGTCTCAACGTTCGCCGGGATGAGCTGGACATCGGCTGGTGCCAGCTCGGCCAGGACCGAGGCCACCTTTGTGTGAACGACCGGCGCTGTATTCGCCAGGGAGAAGTCTAGCGCTCTTCCGGGCTGGAGGAAGGGAACTCGAACAGGCCCGCTGACGCGAAGTGGATGACCCGCGAGAAATACGCCACTCAGCGGCTGGCCCGTCCGTTCATCGGTCGGGGTTCCCAGTATCCATCCACCAGGGACATTCACGTCGTCCATCAGCTGGAAGTAGCGCATTCGCTGGGTGTTCCTATCTTGCTGCTGGAGTCGTAATCCACTGGTTC is drawn from Archangium lipolyticum and contains these coding sequences:
- a CDS encoding imm11 family protein, which gives rise to MRYFQLMDDVNVPGGWILGTPTDERTGQPLSGVFLAGHPLRVSGPVRVPFLQPGRALDFSLANTAPVVHTKVASVLAELAPADVQLIPANVETHPEQYCLLNVLRIVKCIDDAACEEVNYWTPEDGVPEKTGRYFSVYGLRIAPTQVGGARIFRPWGWEIALIVSESIKEAMQRLGVTGARFEEV